The sequence aaagaatcATGATCAGAAAGATATTCTTATTCAACCGTCAAAAGAGTCTTACAAAAAGCTTAAATACTAGGGGCTCAATCGGAAAGATAGCAAAAACAACAACCAGAAATAAACTTGACCAAGAAACAGCAACATaaggattttataaaaaaaaattatctttctaCTATGTAACTTGACAGGCTCTCGTGAACACAACTCAAAAGCAGGATAAAAATGATGGCTGATAGGTCACTAAAGATTCTGGAATCTGGGTAAGCTCTGATCTAATATCTTCAGTTTCCCTTTTTGCTTTTTGATTTCTGCTTACTATGAGGATGCAAAGTGAATGTCATCTGTATTACGTTGACTACTTGACTGACATCTTTACTCATGCTGGATTTTCTTCATCAAGACTTGGAGTTCTGTGTAAGAATGTGCTTAACCTGGAACAGATTCATCTCGCCCTTGGAGATTCTCAAGCATGGGCCTGGCCACTGAATTATCGTTACTCCTTGGAGGTACACTTGCATGAATGTCTAATTGACACGGGATACTATCGTCCCTTATTGATCTTTGCTTCGTTTTTGGCCGTTCATTatcatcttcatcaaccacTCCTAAAGTTTCTTGAACGCTCACTTCAACAGGCATATCATACTTTGCTTCATGAGAACTGTTTTTGATTTTATCCTTTGCATACACCAAACCTAAACCGCACTTCAACACCTTCAGTGTTCCTTTCTCATTTGTACCCCCCGTCACAGTAAATTCAAGGCAGGCTTCAGTAGAACTGCATTTATCAGAGTTCTCGTCTTCAGGACActtcatggtatatgggcaACTGGTGTAGCCTATAAAGACATGGTCTGAATCAACCTTGTCTCCCTGTCTGGTCCAACTTCCTACTGGGCAAGTAAATGAGACCCAAGAATTGTCTTCAACTTTTACTTTAAAGGTGCAGGTCACCGACAAGCAGCTGATTTGATCTTTGCAGTCATGGAATGAGACTACAGCACATAGAGCTATTTCTGCAAGCCTCTTGTCATGCCAATGTGGGAGGAGTTTTACTTCTAGCTCTGATCCAACTCTTTCATGACAAAACCATGAAGGCACTTCACATCCAGGAAAGCAAGTGCTGAACAAAGCCTCTGAAACAAGACCCTGCAAATATATAAACAAGGAAAAACATAAGACTGCAGAGTTTCTTGAGATACAAGAATCTTAAAGAGCGATACAAAGAGTAAAAAAGAGATATAGAGAGAGACCCCATTGTAGCGTTTACGAGCATATGACAGCAGCTGACATTTCCTTTGGGCATACGATGTGATTTCCTCCTTGGCAGATTGTTCCAGGTTCTTACAGTTGGTAAAAATGAATGTGGAAGGGTTCTGCTCGGTTCGCATGATACGGGCCAGAGGCTTCGAAACTGTCTTCAGCGAACTACAACCGTGTGCATCTAAGCACTGAAGATTTGGTGGAAACTCTGGAACAGATGTAAGACTCTTACAGTACTTCAAATCCAACCACTTTAGTTGAACAAGTTGACTGATGCCAGTAGGAAGACATGTGATCTTGTCATTTCTGCTTAAGCACAAGTACTGCACTGAGGGTAATTGTGGCATCACTTCAATGGCTGTCCCATCCAAAAGTAAAATGTTTAAAGAGCTCATCCTGATTTCTGGAAAATAATTGAGATTTAAACAATCAGAGAGTATCAGTTCCTGAAGAGCTTTCAGCTCACCAACCCGGACTGGGACTTTCTGAAGCATTTTGCAACTTTTCATATTCAATACAACAAGTCTCTGTAGCTTCTCCATATTCTCAGGAAGCTGACTTATTGCTGTACCATCCAAGTATAGAATTTCAAGATTTTCTGAAACCAACGGAAATTCCTTAAAATTCAAGCAGCCACTGAGAGTAAGAGTTTTCAGAGAAATTAAACTCATCTCTGGAATAGATTCGAGACTTGTGCAACCTTTCAGATTCAGGAAAGCAAGCTTTTTCATCTTTCTCATACCACCTGGCAAAGTTTTTAATGCTGTGCAGCCTTCAAGGTCCAATCTTTGAAGATCTATAGCCTTTAATAACCCTGACAAGCTGCACAATTTACTTGAGTGACTGAGATCAACCCACTTTAAGAAAGGTGTATcctgtaaccaaaaaaaaaaacgttttgccACCAGCTATAGGACACCAGTAAAGAAAACAACAATCCAGGATATTTTTACCATTAACAAAGCTATCAAATGATTATTTAGAAACACACCTTGTCACCCTTCCAAAGTTGTCGAATCTCGCTGAAGGGCAGCTTAAGGTCAACAAGATTCACCGGGTTGAAATCATTTGGAAGTTCCTCCAGTGGGAATTTCAGCCAGTGGAGGCATCTAACCTCTTTCAGTGGTAGCTTAAGTTTATCAGGAATATTGATCTTATTGTTGGTTTTACATTCCTGCGGACACTGAGAATTGTAGAACTTGAGATACCGGAgattaaccatccttatgaagtgGTCGCAGTCTAAGATCGTTTCACCTTTCACTTCAGACAAGTCTAGGAAAATACCTCGGACATTGGCAGCTTGCTAATAACCAATACCAACAATAACAAACACAACATTAGCtaagagaaaagaataagattTTACCAATTAAGTGTGGCCTCACCATCTTATTTTGCGCATTGATTACACCGTCCTTGATTATGTCTTGATGGAGACACAGCCTCCGTTTTCTGTTACCATATTGAGTGGATGCTTTGGAATCGAGGTCTCTTGAAAAAGTATACAGTAGATCATGCATCTCCACTCGACTGTCACAAGTATTAATCAAGAACTTATGCGTGAGAGCTTTTACTGCACTCATTGCTTCAGCAGATCCGGGGTCAGGtgaagccagtaaactttctaCATAATCCACATTCTCCGATCTAAAACAAGCTATGTCAAGAAACGCATCCTTCTGCTCTGAACTCAGTTCATCATAACTCATTTGGAAGACACTTCCAATATCAGGGATTGGACTCTGGGCGAGTTTCTCCAGACTCGATTTCCACTGAGCCATACTTTGATTCTTAAGCTCTCTACCCAACATTTTGAGAGCAAGTGGATGTCCTCTGGCGTAATGTAAAGCCTCCTCTCTCAGCTTTGTGTAATTGGGAGGATTGGCTTGAGCGTCACCAAAGGCATGGTAGTTAAAGAGCTCTAAGCTGTCCCTGTGGTCCAGATTCTGGACCATGTAAGTATCGTGAACCAGACCATTTATCAAGGATATGTCACTTGTTGCAATGACAATCCTGCTTCCTTCACTAATCCAGTCACCTTTCCTGAGAAGAGCATCTATCTGTTCCTTTTGACTAACACCATCCAGAATAACAAGAACCTTGCGTCTAAGCAATTGAGGCTTGTACGTTTCGTACGGGTCCTCAACATTGTCTGTGAAAGGATCTTCCACCCCCAGTAAGTCTTCCAAAAGCAATGTGGGTAAGTAATCTAACCCAGGGTCCTCTGATTTTGCACGGATATTCTCAACTAGAGCGTGCTTCATAAACTTAAACTGCAACTTCTCTAAGAGCGCTTTCATGAGTGTGGTTTTACCTATCCCAGGCATCCCAACAACTCCAATGATACGAGTTCCTTTGTATTTATCACAACCCAACATATCTTCCAACTCTTTCAGCCGTAGTTTCACTCCAAAAGCCTTGTGCTTGTCTCCTCCAGAGGAAGTTCCCGCGTCACTGTTAATTGAAGGTTGAATAGAAACACCTTGGCTCCCAATCAGCGAAACTTTGAACAGGACTGACTTAACCGCCTTCACAACTTCATTGACTGCTTGGCCCTCGTCGCTGAAATATGAGTGAGATAACACAAATAAGTTCCATGAGAAAGTAAAGAGAAACGGATAAGGagaattttctttatatttcgttgactatgtatatatttaaccTGATAGACCAGTTCGCAAATAATACTATAGATTAAACACAAAAACTACATTCTTACCTGCGTGACTGGCAGGACaatttccatttatttttataaaattattttgtatattgttACTTGCTAAATGttgtttatattttggttttatttcagAAATGTATTATTTCTAAGATGTTTAACTATAACTggttaacaaaatttttatatatgtattttgttgtttataatattttaatatttttaatgtatattaccATATTATAAAAGGGTTTATATTGTTTGTTACATCTATATAAGTGAAGATAAtgcattattttcttttaattatagtGTATTATCTTCTTTTTAGTTAAATTGTATCATCTTCTTatttcaagtttttgtttccaaaaacagttaataataaaaaaaatcatttagatTTAGTTATAATTGTCTAGATTTTGAATGTATTCAGAAATATCAATCATCTTGTTCAGATTTTAGGTACagtagaaactctataaatcaatactctataaattaataaacactatagattaataaattttagcGGTCCCGAGTTggttgattcaaaatatgacataaataaaaaaataaaaaaataatatttttagaaagttctatgtaaatatataatcccattaaaatcataattaataatatatctatatatacattttatataagttcaaactaaacattatattgttggtttatattcacaatgtatttttttcttaacatttcaatatattttgatagtatgtagtaaaattatattgaaaatcACATAtaaattctatgaaacataaaatatacactaaataatataataaaacaatatgaaagttcaatttctaaaatttaagtaATGTATGTAcggtaaaatcaaatattttcttattttataaataaaattagaaaaaaatctaaacatatgattttttgtaaattgataactcataaattaataaattattaaaattccaacattattaatttatagagttctTACTGTATATTCTTTTGTTAGTATGTCAAATAGTTTGAAATTACGAAAATATACAATTAGTAGTTACCATATCTAAATACATTTTCTTTCGAacttaaataattttaagataaTTATGAAAGTATAATAACTTTTGACTTATCATTAATAAATCAATTATTCAAACATCATGGAACTCTTAAGTaaacatgattttatatatttcactaaaaacataatttatataaagtaatgatacaaaaatatcttttattccCCAAActcataaattttatttataacaacACATTACAGAAATTTTAAGAATTGTTAGTACAAGCGTTATGTACAATgtaagaagcaaaaaaaaaacatgatataacatataagcatattatataaaacaatttatattaaagttgaatgattatatataactaaaaatattatatattatcttttatatataccAAATATATTTGCAAAACATTTAACGTACAAAATGGATCAATATATCCACATGATTAATAGTTTAGACAATTAATCTCTtacacattaaaatataaacattacaacattttatctatactatactttctattaaactaatcaaaaattaattattaatgtacaaaatatattttctttcttttcttaagtaaatattacaaatgacctaatatgattaaaatgtatatattggaattcatgattttgaataataaagatttggtaaaaaatttatatcatttctctttttttttttaattttatattattgaaataaattaaaaatcatattcaccatataataaaaaattatatttttgtgt is a genomic window of Brassica napus cultivar Da-Ae chromosome A2, Da-Ae, whole genome shotgun sequence containing:
- the LOC106437687 gene encoding disease resistance protein RPS4-like isoform X2 translates to MAASSTALPQPQIFINFRGKDLRCGFVSHLVRAFKRKKINVFIDEREDRGQPLDSLFKRIEGSTIALAVFSENYPESRWCLQELEKMNERMVEGNLVVIPIFYKVEPSTVRYLKGNFGDKLWIMAKGDEKIKKWEEALRSIPNLFGITVDDRSDEGQAVNEVVKAVKSVLFKVSLIGSQGVSIQPSINSDAGTSSGGDKHKAFGVKLRLKELEDMLGCDKYKGTRIIGVVGMPGIGKTTLMKALLEKLQFKFMKHALVENIRAKSEDPGLDYLPTLLLEDLLGVEDPFTDNVEDPYETYKPQLLRRKVLVILDGVSQKEQIDALLRKGDWISEGSRIVIATSDISLINGLVHDTYMVQNLDHRDSLELFNYHAFGDAQANPPNYTKLREEALHYARGHPLALKMLGRELKNQSMAQWKSSLEKLAQSPIPDIGSVFQMSYDELSSEQKDAFLDIACFRSENVDYVESLLASPDPGSAEAMSAVKALTHKFLINTCDSRVEMHDLLYTFSRDLDSKASTQYGNRKRRLCLHQDIIKDGVINAQNKMQAANVRGIFLDLSEVKGETILDCDHFIRMVNLRYLKFYNSQCPQECKTNNKINIPDKLKLPLKEVRCLHWLKFPLEELPNDFNPVNLVDLKLPFSEIRQLWKGDKDTPFLKWVDLSHSSKLCSLSGLLKAIDLQRLDLEGCTALKTLPGGMRKMKKLAFLNLKENLEILYLDGTAISQLPENMEKLQRLVVLNMKSCKMLQKVPVRVGELKALQELILSDCLNLNYFPEIRMSSLNILLLDGTAIEVMPQLPSVQYLCLSRNDKITCLPTGISQLVQLKWLDLKYCKSLTSVPEFPPNLQCLDAHGCSSLKTVSKPLARIMRTEQNPSTFIFTNCKNLEQSAKEEITSYAQRKCQLLSYARKRYNGGLVSEALFSTCFPGCEVPSWFCHERVGSELEVKLLPHWHDKRLAEIALCAVVSFHDCKDQISCLSVTCTFKVKVEDNSWVSFTCPVGSWTRQGDKVDSDHVFIGYTSCPYTMKCPEDENSDKCSSTEACLEFTVTGGTNEKGTLKVLKCGLGLVYAKDKIKNSSHEAKYDMPVEVSVQETLGVVDEDDNERPKTKQRSIRDDSIPCQLDIHASVPPRSNDNSVARPMLENLQGRDESVPG
- the LOC106437687 gene encoding disease resistance protein RPS4-like isoform X1; protein product: MAASSTALPQPQIFINFRGKDLRCGFVSHLVRAFKRKKINVFIDEREDRGQPLDSLFKRIEGSTIALAVFSENYPESRWCLQELEKMNERMVEGNLVVIPIFYKVEPSTVRYLKGNFGDKLWIMAKGDEKIKKWEEALRSIPNLFGITVDDRSDEGQAVNEVVKAVKSVLFKVSLIGSQGVSIQPSINSDAGTSSGGDKHKAFGVKLRLKELEDMLGCDKYKGTRIIGVVGMPGIGKTTLMKALLEKLQFKFMKHALVENIRAKSEDPGLDYLPTLLLEDLLGVEDPFTDNVEDPYETYKPQLLRRKVLVILDGVSQKEQIDALLRKGDWISEGSRIVIATSDISLINGLVHDTYMVQNLDHRDSLELFNYHAFGDAQANPPNYTKLREEALHYARGHPLALKMLGRELKNQSMAQWKSSLEKLAQSPIPDIGSVFQMSYDELSSEQKDAFLDIACFRSENVDYVESLLASPDPGSAEAMSAVKALTHKFLINTCDSRVEMHDLLYTFSRDLDSKASTQYGNRKRRLCLHQDIIKDGVINAQNKMQAANVRGIFLDLSEVKGETILDCDHFIRMVNLRYLKFYNSQCPQECKTNNKINIPDKLKLPLKEVRCLHWLKFPLEELPNDFNPVNLVDLKLPFSEIRQLWKGDKDTPFLKWVDLSHSSKLCSLSGLLKAIDLQRLDLEGCTALKTLPGGMRKMKKLAFLNLKGCTSLESIPEMSLISLKTLTLSGCLNFKEFPLVSENLEILYLDGTAISQLPENMEKLQRLVVLNMKSCKMLQKVPVRVGELKALQELILSDCLNLNYFPEIRMSSLNILLLDGTAIEVMPQLPSVQYLCLSRNDKITCLPTGISQLVQLKWLDLKYCKSLTSVPEFPPNLQCLDAHGCSSLKTVSKPLARIMRTEQNPSTFIFTNCKNLEQSAKEEITSYAQRKCQLLSYARKRYNGGLVSEALFSTCFPGCEVPSWFCHERVGSELEVKLLPHWHDKRLAEIALCAVVSFHDCKDQISCLSVTCTFKVKVEDNSWVSFTCPVGSWTRQGDKVDSDHVFIGYTSCPYTMKCPEDENSDKCSSTEACLEFTVTGGTNEKGTLKVLKCGLGLVYAKDKIKNSSHEAKYDMPVEVSVQETLGVVDEDDNERPKTKQRSIRDDSIPCQLDIHASVPPRSNDNSVARPMLENLQGRDESVPG